One Sanguibacter sp. HDW7 DNA window includes the following coding sequences:
- a CDS encoding M15 family metallopeptidase, with amino-acid sequence MTIAPGHWLAPDPAASYARMIRDGCPPGVTSAGRTHAQQRSIFLSRYTPQATGTGRYGDVQWWDGVRYVRTSGPSSASAPGSARSLHERGDAIDVPEPARTWVRTHGAAYGWLRDTVPGEPWHMVYQPDRDTHPGSIVPLPTDLPEDRMRRTIHTRTKDLALPLGWKTLPVNDKGHTSACTTVGRGTLVADLTLTGVPRGREVQVRAIVVESDADGKNAKIVSRGSIVEIIGTGGQTFGQIVAPFELAKITGKRQRRVRIQALTLDKGIRLTHLTTTVDYIPA; translated from the coding sequence GTGACGATCGCACCCGGCCACTGGCTCGCCCCAGACCCCGCAGCGTCCTACGCGCGGATGATCCGCGACGGCTGCCCGCCCGGCGTCACTTCCGCAGGCCGCACCCACGCCCAGCAGCGCTCGATCTTCCTGTCCCGGTACACCCCGCAGGCGACCGGCACGGGACGGTACGGCGACGTCCAGTGGTGGGACGGCGTCCGCTACGTCCGCACGTCCGGTCCCTCGTCGGCGTCCGCGCCCGGCTCCGCGCGATCCCTGCACGAGCGCGGCGACGCGATCGACGTCCCCGAGCCCGCCCGCACCTGGGTCCGCACCCACGGCGCGGCCTACGGCTGGCTCCGCGACACCGTGCCCGGCGAGCCCTGGCACATGGTCTACCAGCCCGACCGCGACACCCACCCCGGCAGCATCGTCCCGCTGCCGACCGACCTCCCGGAGGACCGCATGCGCCGCACCATCCACACCCGAACGAAGGATCTCGCGCTCCCGCTCGGGTGGAAGACACTCCCCGTCAACGACAAGGGCCACACGTCCGCGTGCACGACCGTGGGCCGGGGCACGCTCGTCGCCGACCTCACCCTCACCGGCGTCCCCCGCGGCAGGGAGGTGCAGGTCCGCGCGATCGTCGTCGAGTCCGACGCCGACGGCAAGAACGCCAAGATCGTCTCGCGCGGCAGCATCGTCGAGATCATCGGCACAGGCGGGCAGACGTTCGGCCAGATCGTCGCCCCGTTCGAGCTCGCCAAGATCACCGGCAAGCGTCAGCGCCGCGTGCGCATCCAGGCGCTCACCCTCGACAAGGGCATCCGCCTCACCCACCTCACGACCACCGTCGACTACATCCCCGCCTGA
- a CDS encoding tape measure protein gives MAERNISVRLRAEVGEFRRALGQGVLSLKEMQAAATKTESVMDKAKSEMATAAKRVEAAEKQLARTQKDSTKTASQKAAAEVKLQHALDKHKKATDAAVQAEAKHRVSLQQVAKAQETAATAAGRTAQRIKDNTDAYQKAGGVLAAAGAATTGLVVATVKTGVAYNSLQQSSRAALKTMLGGAEAVNAQMGELDKFAKTSPFSKQTFISAQQQMLAFGIESKKVIPYLSAINDATAAAGGNSQMLGELAFVMAQISAAGKITGQDLIQFGQRGVNAAELIGSQMGLTGAEIKAHITKGTLGADVALDALAAGMSEKFAGASANVKQTWDGATDRVRSAIRDISALLAAPLVDPESGGAAVGWANGLADALRNVEGTLKDLPGPVRVVASALVAAGGGATTLAGGLLIALPRIIATREAMQALAASGSKIPGVLKGAGKASLILGGLAIGTAAANALGNWVTSVGVAAPAVDALTDALLGLEKAGDGRFVQSLISGDTGNASWTDWATPAIAQADAIRGIADAMRELKGASEEGWWEKWGAGARKSGKGNVFSLFVDTAAFKQAEESIKNLDSAMAQVVASGDAEALASAQALIEAEAATLGLTLDEAATRWMPQYTEALAGVGAESATAGAATLQAALDAEEAAKAAKAAQEELQRAFDDFSSLYGDAAGAFIDLGGAYDAVVEKNKALAESTAAATKDSKDSWEDFYDGVSVSASDYIAELESQVKAQGEWKANMVTLAGKVSEETLAELANLGPAGAPLVAELVNATDKELSRLDLATVAKNETDAFVQAIAGAQENIPMLKVLADMGLARTALDHFVDEAQRRQIKINITANGGGGGGKGAATAKADGGSVVGPGTGTSDSIPAWLSNGEHVLTASDVAKAGGQGAVYRMRGLIQAGALRFASGGSVGIAGSGASAVERAAAAVRRERAQVKSAEKAVERAQSASTRASRASADTSSKDKSAKKRAQQAARDAQDAVKAARKALAKEKADLKAAEKAYEQAKAARKAENDRRADVRDRRADHATDERRGTTRDQVNSGLTGGLSAVDSALDLASSGTLSKEKSAALRKAAQQAEKDLTKQYALLEKQNAEIEKSKALLSDVKGMHDQVAQSIMGEVKLTDTLSAATSKVEQHSNGRGDIWYSESTSGGGTSAGAIRAYVQDKLTKVRAFNGRLNALRLRGAPNALLQEVLSAGIEGGTQLANALLSASGSDWQAITSTWAALESESSRTGDIATQSAFGTTTDVVQKQLERQTAAAEDTKAAIDRVAQILSEATGIALTGYATGGWITGGVRGRDSVPIMTMPGEHVTNAVSARYNANLLERINATPGPVAAPLVAVPVAAGVGASSAPVYVTIPDIYVRNPITGEDVRAVARQTVRAEISSAANAMQRGY, from the coding sequence ATGGCTGAGCGCAACATCTCGGTTCGCCTCCGGGCAGAGGTCGGCGAGTTTCGTCGGGCGCTCGGCCAGGGCGTGCTCTCCCTCAAGGAGATGCAGGCCGCTGCGACCAAGACCGAGTCCGTCATGGACAAGGCCAAGTCCGAGATGGCGACTGCAGCGAAGCGTGTCGAGGCTGCGGAGAAGCAGCTCGCGCGCACGCAGAAGGACTCGACCAAGACGGCCAGCCAGAAGGCTGCCGCCGAGGTGAAGCTGCAGCACGCGCTCGACAAGCACAAGAAGGCTACTGACGCGGCGGTGCAGGCTGAGGCGAAGCATCGTGTCTCGCTGCAGCAGGTGGCGAAGGCGCAGGAGACGGCGGCGACGGCGGCTGGTCGGACGGCGCAGCGGATCAAGGACAACACCGACGCGTACCAGAAGGCTGGCGGTGTGCTCGCGGCTGCGGGTGCGGCGACGACGGGCCTTGTGGTCGCGACGGTCAAGACGGGTGTGGCGTACAACAGCCTGCAGCAGTCGTCGCGGGCGGCGCTCAAGACGATGCTTGGCGGCGCTGAGGCTGTCAACGCGCAGATGGGCGAGCTCGACAAGTTCGCCAAGACGTCGCCGTTCTCGAAGCAGACGTTCATCTCGGCGCAGCAGCAGATGCTCGCGTTCGGCATCGAGTCGAAGAAGGTCATCCCGTACCTGTCGGCGATCAACGACGCGACCGCGGCGGCAGGCGGCAACAGCCAGATGCTCGGCGAGCTCGCGTTCGTCATGGCGCAGATCAGTGCGGCCGGGAAGATCACCGGGCAGGATCTGATCCAGTTCGGGCAGCGCGGTGTCAACGCCGCCGAACTCATCGGCTCGCAGATGGGCCTGACGGGCGCCGAGATCAAGGCGCACATCACGAAGGGCACGCTGGGCGCTGATGTGGCGCTGGATGCTCTCGCGGCTGGCATGTCGGAGAAGTTCGCGGGCGCGTCGGCGAACGTGAAGCAGACGTGGGACGGCGCGACGGACCGCGTGCGATCGGCGATCCGTGACATCTCGGCGCTGCTCGCCGCCCCGCTCGTGGACCCCGAGTCCGGCGGCGCGGCAGTCGGCTGGGCGAACGGTCTCGCGGACGCGCTGCGCAACGTCGAGGGCACACTCAAGGACCTGCCCGGCCCGGTGCGCGTCGTCGCGTCCGCGCTCGTCGCGGCCGGTGGTGGCGCGACCACGCTCGCGGGCGGTCTCCTCATCGCGCTGCCCCGCATCATCGCCACGCGGGAGGCAATGCAGGCGCTCGCCGCATCCGGGTCGAAGATCCCCGGCGTACTCAAGGGCGCCGGCAAGGCCTCCCTCATCCTCGGCGGTCTCGCCATCGGCACCGCTGCGGCCAACGCGCTTGGCAACTGGGTGACGAGCGTCGGTGTCGCGGCGCCCGCGGTCGACGCTCTCACTGACGCTCTGCTCGGCCTCGAGAAGGCTGGTGACGGACGCTTCGTCCAGTCGCTCATCAGTGGTGACACCGGCAACGCCTCGTGGACCGACTGGGCGACGCCCGCGATTGCCCAGGCGGATGCCATCCGTGGGATCGCTGACGCGATGCGGGAGCTCAAGGGCGCGTCCGAAGAGGGCTGGTGGGAGAAGTGGGGCGCGGGAGCGCGCAAGTCCGGCAAGGGCAACGTGTTCTCGCTCTTCGTCGACACCGCGGCGTTCAAGCAGGCTGAGGAGTCGATCAAGAACCTCGACTCGGCGATGGCGCAGGTCGTCGCGAGTGGCGATGCGGAGGCGCTGGCGTCGGCTCAGGCGCTGATCGAGGCTGAGGCAGCGACGCTCGGGCTGACCCTCGATGAGGCTGCTACGCGGTGGATGCCGCAGTACACCGAGGCTCTGGCCGGTGTGGGTGCGGAGTCGGCAACGGCTGGTGCGGCGACGCTGCAGGCTGCGCTCGACGCGGAGGAGGCGGCGAAGGCCGCGAAGGCTGCGCAGGAGGAGTTGCAGCGCGCGTTCGATGACTTCTCGTCGCTGTACGGCGACGCGGCGGGCGCGTTCATCGACCTGGGGGGCGCCTATGACGCGGTGGTCGAGAAGAACAAGGCGCTCGCGGAGTCGACGGCTGCTGCGACGAAGGACTCGAAGGACTCGTGGGAGGACTTCTACGACGGCGTGTCCGTTTCCGCGTCGGACTACATCGCCGAGCTCGAGTCGCAGGTCAAGGCGCAGGGTGAGTGGAAGGCCAACATGGTCACGCTCGCAGGCAAGGTCTCCGAGGAGACGCTGGCCGAACTCGCGAACCTCGGCCCGGCTGGTGCGCCGCTCGTCGCGGAACTCGTCAACGCGACGGACAAGGAACTCTCCCGGCTTGACCTCGCGACGGTCGCGAAGAACGAGACCGACGCTTTCGTGCAGGCGATCGCCGGGGCGCAGGAGAACATCCCCATGCTCAAGGTCCTCGCGGACATGGGCCTCGCGCGAACCGCACTCGATCACTTCGTGGATGAGGCACAGCGCCGTCAGATCAAGATCAACATCACGGCCAACGGGGGCGGTGGCGGCGGTAAGGGCGCGGCGACGGCGAAGGCCGACGGTGGTTCGGTCGTCGGCCCGGGTACGGGGACGTCGGACAGCATCCCGGCGTGGCTGTCGAACGGCGAGCACGTCCTGACGGCGAGCGACGTCGCGAAGGCGGGTGGTCAGGGCGCGGTCTACCGCATGCGTGGGCTGATCCAGGCGGGTGCGCTGCGTTTCGCGTCGGGTGGCTCGGTGGGTATCGCCGGGTCTGGTGCGTCGGCGGTGGAGCGTGCGGCGGCTGCGGTGCGTCGTGAGCGTGCGCAGGTGAAGTCGGCGGAGAAGGCTGTCGAGCGTGCACAGTCGGCGTCGACGCGTGCGTCTCGGGCGTCGGCGGATACGTCGTCGAAGGACAAGTCGGCGAAGAAGCGGGCGCAGCAGGCGGCGCGTGACGCTCAGGACGCGGTCAAGGCTGCGCGGAAGGCTCTCGCGAAGGAGAAGGCCGACCTCAAGGCCGCGGAGAAGGCCTACGAGCAGGCGAAGGCCGCCCGCAAGGCGGAGAACGATCGCCGCGCGGACGTCCGGGATCGGCGTGCGGATCATGCGACGGATGAGCGTCGGGGTACGACCCGCGACCAGGTGAACTCGGGCTTGACCGGTGGCCTGTCCGCAGTGGACTCGGCTCTCGATCTGGCCAGCTCGGGCACGCTGTCGAAGGAGAAGTCGGCCGCGCTGCGGAAGGCTGCGCAGCAGGCCGAGAAGGATCTGACGAAGCAGTACGCGCTGCTCGAGAAGCAGAACGCCGAGATCGAGAAGTCGAAGGCGCTCCTGTCGGACGTGAAGGGGATGCACGACCAGGTCGCTCAGTCGATCATGGGCGAGGTCAAGCTCACGGACACGCTGTCGGCGGCGACGTCGAAGGTCGAGCAGCACTCCAATGGGCGCGGTGACATCTGGTACTCGGAGTCGACCTCGGGTGGTGGCACGAGCGCCGGAGCGATCCGTGCCTACGTGCAGGACAAGTTGACGAAGGTCCGGGCGTTCAACGGGCGGTTGAACGCCCTGCGGCTGCGGGGTGCGCCGAACGCGCTGCTGCAGGAGGTGCTGTCCGCTGGCATCGAGGGTGGCACGCAGCTGGCGAACGCTCTGCTGTCGGCCTCGGGCTCGGACTGGCAGGCGATCACGTCGACGTGGGCGGCGCTCGAGAGTGAGTCGTCGCGCACGGGTGACATCGCGACGCAATCGGCTTTCGGCACGACGACGGACGTGGTCCAGAAGCAGCTCGAGCGGCAGACGGCGGCTGCGGAGGATACGAAGGCGGCGATCGACCGGGTCGCGCAGATCCTCTCGGAGGCGACGGGGATCGCGCTGACGGGGTACGCGACGGGTGGCTGGATCACGGGCGGCGTCCGGGGCAGGGACTCGGTGCCGATCATGACGATGCCGGGTGAGCACGTGACGAACGCCGTGTCGGCGCGCTACAACGCGAACCTGCTCGAGCGGATCAACGCGACGCCGGGACCGGTCGCGGCTCCGCTCGTGGCGGTGCCCGTCGCGGCTGGTGTGGGGGCGTCGTCGGCGCCCGTGTACGTGACGATCCCTGACATCTACGTGCGCAACCCGATCACGGGTGAGGACGTGCGTGCGGTGGCTCGTCAGACGGTCCGGGCTGAGATCTCCTCGGCGGCGAACGCGATGCAGAGGGGGTACTGA
- a CDS encoding DUF5047 domain-containing protein, with product MTVDGTAACRRSLSLTVPPRLSTGLYTDRPALPDSPAHPLAAYGAELHVSYGIVYTDDSVEWIRAGVFRVDSASGSLMGDGTVQVTGRSREAWLIDARFVAPRTVSGPSTTSIMAALIHEVLPSVEVVVSARRDARVPTTTFEEDRAGALTSLAEAIGAVWYADAWGRIVIADAPSTTGTPAWTVHAGEGGVLVSASSSSSRDGVYNAVIVRGESPSGDFPPMQATVYDEDPTSPTRWGDPMTGRYGMVPRFESYPTVSTLEQARAVGRGLLAQSVGAATTLEASSVPNPALEPGDLIHVITDPADPAGSVRAHVVDGYTLGLTAGAEFAIRTRDVRQVA from the coding sequence GTGACGGTGGACGGGACGGCTGCGTGCCGTCGGTCGCTGTCGCTGACGGTGCCGCCGCGTCTGTCGACGGGCCTGTACACGGACCGCCCCGCGCTGCCGGACTCGCCTGCGCATCCGCTCGCGGCCTACGGGGCTGAGCTGCACGTGTCCTACGGGATCGTGTACACGGACGACAGCGTGGAGTGGATCAGGGCGGGCGTGTTCCGGGTCGACTCGGCGTCGGGGTCGCTGATGGGTGACGGCACGGTGCAGGTGACGGGGCGCTCGCGGGAGGCATGGCTGATCGACGCTCGCTTCGTCGCGCCGCGTACGGTGTCGGGACCGTCGACCACGAGCATCATGGCGGCGCTCATCCACGAGGTGCTGCCGAGCGTGGAGGTCGTCGTGTCCGCGCGCCGTGACGCGCGCGTGCCCACGACGACGTTCGAGGAGGACCGCGCGGGCGCGCTGACGTCACTCGCGGAGGCGATCGGCGCGGTCTGGTACGCCGACGCGTGGGGTCGCATCGTCATCGCGGACGCGCCATCGACGACCGGGACGCCGGCGTGGACGGTGCATGCCGGTGAGGGCGGTGTGCTCGTGTCGGCGTCGTCGTCGAGCTCGCGTGACGGCGTGTACAACGCGGTCATCGTGCGCGGCGAGTCGCCGTCTGGTGATTTTCCGCCGATGCAGGCGACTGTGTATGACGAGGACCCGACGTCGCCGACCAGGTGGGGCGACCCGATGACGGGCCGCTACGGCATGGTGCCGCGCTTCGAGTCGTATCCGACGGTGTCGACGCTCGAGCAGGCGCGCGCGGTCGGTCGCGGGCTGCTCGCGCAGTCTGTCGGGGCGGCGACCACCCTCGAGGCGTCGAGCGTGCCGAACCCTGCGCTTGAGCCGGGCGACCTCATCCACGTCATCACCGACCCCGCCGATCCGGCCGGGTCCGTGCGGGCGCACGTGGTCGACGGCTACACCCTCGGGCTCACCGCGGGGGCTGAGTTCGCTATCCGGACCCGTGACGTGAGGCAGGTGGCCTAG